Proteins encoded together in one Salarchaeum sp. JOR-1 window:
- a CDS encoding ABC transporter ATP-binding protein yields MILNIDDLAVSYGEVTALRGVSLGVEEGSIVSVIGPNGAGKSTLANTVTGFRPYDGSVTYDGTEVASVDASDLVADGLIHCTEDRDLFGYMSVEDNLTLGAYRHGDGEAERLEYVYDVFPTLEERKGQNARTMSGGEQQMLAIGRALMGDPELLILDEPTLGLAPVILEDISDAIEEIRADGVTVLLCEQNVTFAMNHADHIYLLENGRIEKDGTPDDLRGDDYIRDAYLGG; encoded by the coding sequence ATGATTCTGAACATCGACGACCTCGCCGTGTCGTACGGGGAAGTGACGGCGCTCCGCGGCGTCAGCCTCGGCGTCGAGGAGGGGAGTATCGTGAGCGTCATCGGGCCGAACGGCGCCGGGAAATCCACGCTCGCGAACACCGTGACGGGCTTCCGGCCGTACGACGGGAGCGTCACGTACGACGGCACGGAAGTGGCGTCCGTGGACGCGAGCGACCTCGTCGCCGACGGCCTCATCCACTGCACGGAAGACCGCGACCTCTTCGGGTACATGAGCGTCGAGGACAACCTCACGCTCGGCGCGTACCGCCACGGCGACGGCGAGGCCGAACGGTTGGAGTACGTCTACGACGTGTTCCCGACGCTCGAAGAGCGCAAGGGACAGAACGCGCGCACGATGAGCGGCGGCGAGCAACAGATGCTCGCCATCGGCCGCGCCCTGATGGGCGACCCCGAGTTGCTCATCCTGGACGAACCGACGCTCGGCCTCGCGCCCGTCATCCTCGAAGACATCTCCGACGCCATCGAGGAGATCCGAGCGGACGGCGTCACCGTCCTGCTGTGCGAGCAGAACGTGACGTTCGCGATGAACCACGCCGACCACATCTACCTCCTGGAGAACGGCCGCATCGAGAAGGACGGCACGCCGGACGACCTGCGGGGCGACGACTACATCCGGGACGCCTACCTCGGCGGCTAA